A genomic segment from Acidimicrobiales bacterium encodes:
- a CDS encoding ribosome-binding factor A has protein sequence MPDGARGRRYPRMVRVNEVVREVVAEELERLSDGDERLGLVTVTAVDVDGDLRHARVLLSSLPPPAEEALEDHRVRIQAAIGRQVRLKRTPQLSFSVDPAVESGKRVEDILRDLRLAEGDDADG, from the coding sequence GTGCCTGACGGGGCCCGGGGCCGCCGCTACCCCCGCATGGTGCGGGTCAACGAGGTGGTCCGCGAGGTCGTGGCCGAGGAGCTGGAGCGCCTGTCGGACGGCGACGAGCGCCTCGGGCTGGTCACCGTCACTGCCGTGGACGTCGACGGCGACCTGCGCCACGCCCGCGTCCTGCTCAGCTCGCTGCCCCCACCTGCCGAAGAGGCTCTCGAGGACCATCGGGTGCGGATCCAGGCGGCCATCGGCCGGCAGGTCCGTCTCAAGCGGACGCCTCAACTTTCCTTCTCGGTCGACCCTGCGGTAGAGAGTGGGAAGCGGGTTGAGGACATCCTCCGCGACCTGCGACTGGCGGAAGGCGACGATGCTGACGGATGA
- a CDS encoding bifunctional oligoribonuclease/PAP phosphatase NrnA, whose amino-acid sequence MLTDELDRAAEAIDAAPEVALACHVTPDGDALGSLLALHELCRANGKPSIASWSEPFEVGPHYRFLPGLSLATKPADFPAEPDLMMTFDCASIERLGQLAPAARASRSLVVVDHHASNDRFGTINLVDPDAAATAVVVRRLAARLGWALNHDAAVCLYTGLVTDTGRFQHSNTTTEVFALAQELASFDLPIAAMSRQLFEEHRFEYLQLVGDCIARARLDPDLHLVSTWVTTADLEAHGCTLEETEGLIDIIRRAAEAEVACVLKEAPEGIRVSLRAATAHDVAKVAARFGGGGHRYAAGFTAPGSVPEVLAAIKGVLAQDPPPAPSS is encoded by the coding sequence ATGCTGACGGATGAGCTGGACCGAGCGGCGGAGGCGATCGACGCGGCGCCCGAGGTCGCGCTCGCCTGCCACGTGACGCCCGACGGCGACGCCCTCGGCTCGCTCCTCGCCCTCCACGAGCTGTGCCGGGCCAACGGCAAGCCGTCCATCGCGTCGTGGTCCGAGCCGTTCGAGGTGGGGCCCCACTACCGCTTCCTGCCCGGGCTGTCGCTGGCGACCAAGCCGGCCGACTTCCCGGCCGAGCCCGACCTGATGATGACGTTCGACTGCGCGTCGATCGAGCGCCTGGGCCAGCTGGCCCCCGCCGCCCGGGCCTCCCGCTCGCTGGTCGTGGTGGACCACCACGCCAGCAACGACCGCTTCGGCACCATCAACCTGGTCGATCCGGACGCGGCCGCCACCGCCGTGGTGGTCCGCCGGCTGGCGGCCCGCCTGGGCTGGGCGCTCAACCACGACGCGGCGGTGTGCCTCTACACCGGCCTGGTCACCGACACCGGGCGCTTCCAGCACTCCAACACCACCACCGAGGTCTTCGCCCTCGCCCAGGAGCTGGCGTCGTTCGACCTGCCCATCGCCGCCATGAGCCGGCAGCTGTTCGAGGAGCACCGCTTCGAGTACCTCCAGCTGGTCGGGGACTGCATCGCCCGGGCCCGGCTCGACCCCGACCTGCACCTGGTGTCGACGTGGGTGACGACCGCCGACCTGGAGGCCCACGGCTGCACGCTGGAGGAGACCGAGGGCCTGATCGACATCATCCGGCGGGCCGCCGAGGCCGAGGTGGCGTGCGTGCTCAAGGAGGCCCCCGAGGGGATCCGGGTGTCGCTGCGGGCCGCCACCGCGCACGACGTCGCCAAGGTGGCCGCCCGCTTCGGAGGCGGCGGCCACCGCTACGCGGCCGGGTTCACCGCCCCCGGGTCCGTCCCCGAGGTGCTGGCCGCCATCAAGGGCGTCCTGGCCCAGGACCCCCCGCCGGCGCCGTCGAGTTGA